The Rhodocytophaga rosea genome has a segment encoding these proteins:
- a CDS encoding Gfo/Idh/MocA family protein, which translates to MKHHNRRTFLKVATATGLSLSLAGELQALSKAEQGKRVGIIGLDTSHSTAFTKVLNAPDASTDYGGYKVVAAYPQGSKDIESSVKRIPGYTEEVKKLGVEIVGSIKELLSKTDVILLETNDGRLHLEQALEVLKAGKRMFIDKPVAASLSDTIAIYEAAKKYNVPIFTTSSLRYIKGVQDIDKSQVLGADTFSPATLEKTHPDLFWYGVHGVETLYTVMGLGCNSVVRVHTENTDIVVGNWQDGRVGTFRGTRTGKHEYGGTVFTKNGNIVLGPYPGYEPLLVEIIKYFQTGKAPVSPEETIEIFAFMEAADESKRQNGASVTLASVMEKARKFQKRG; encoded by the coding sequence ATGAAACACCACAACCGGAGAACATTTTTAAAAGTAGCCACCGCCACCGGCTTAAGCTTAAGCCTGGCCGGAGAATTACAAGCCTTATCAAAAGCAGAGCAGGGAAAAAGAGTAGGGATTATTGGCTTAGATACTTCGCATAGTACCGCATTCACTAAAGTACTCAATGCCCCAGATGCCAGTACCGATTATGGCGGATATAAGGTAGTAGCCGCCTATCCGCAGGGAAGCAAAGACATTGAATCCAGTGTAAAACGCATTCCCGGGTACACCGAAGAAGTAAAAAAACTGGGTGTAGAAATCGTGGGTTCGATTAAAGAATTATTGAGCAAAACCGATGTAATTCTGCTGGAAACCAACGATGGCCGCCTGCACCTGGAACAAGCCCTGGAAGTACTGAAAGCTGGCAAACGCATGTTTATCGACAAACCGGTAGCTGCTTCATTATCCGATACCATCGCCATTTATGAAGCAGCTAAAAAATATAATGTTCCTATTTTTACGACTTCATCTTTACGCTATATCAAAGGAGTGCAGGATATTGACAAGAGCCAGGTATTAGGAGCCGATACCTTTAGCCCGGCTACACTCGAAAAAACACATCCAGATCTGTTCTGGTATGGGGTACATGGGGTAGAAACGCTGTATACGGTGATGGGCCTGGGTTGTAATAGTGTAGTAAGGGTGCATACCGAAAACACAGATATAGTGGTAGGCAACTGGCAGGATGGGCGGGTAGGCACTTTCCGTGGAACACGTACCGGCAAACATGAGTATGGAGGCACTGTATTTACCAAAAATGGAAATATAGTATTAGGTCCTTATCCTGGGTATGAACCCTTGCTGGTTGAAATCATCAAATACTTTCAGACTGGAAAAGCGCCGGTAAGTCCGGAGGAAACGATTGAAATTTTCGCCTTTATGGAAGCCGCCGACGAAAGCAAACGGCAGAATGGAGCCTCAGTTACCCTGGCCAGTGTGATGGAAAAAGCCCGGAAATTTCAGAAGCGGGGATAA
- a CDS encoding alpha/beta hydrolase family protein translates to MKNTRRNFLKVSSLAGISLTQGNWPITASHTDPTLSQNPIRIMNTTDQDLSIIGQYGPWATAQMQKNLPSFSFRKKEWKDLGEWKKAARNQVMQRMAIPDLGGLPPVKANKKYTYDGLQIEELSWQLPYGRPTEAILLKPQNAQGRLPAILAFHDHGGNKYFGTQKITRIPSQNPLMAEHQKLYYSGLAWANEIAKQGYVVLVADAFDFASRRIMLQDVPASMRNGLTDPEPSNADGIEKYNQWAGDHEHILSKSLLSAGTTWPGVFFAEDRKALDILCARTDVDASRVGCGGLSGGGLRTVLMAGLDERIKCAVCVGFMTTWKDFILNKSYTHTWMSYIPLLPTELDFPEILGLRTPLPSLVLNDMEDDLFTLLEMKQADQILTEVYKKANAADRFKTSFYPGPHKFDAKMQAEAFEWFGKWLKG, encoded by the coding sequence ATGAAGAATACCCGCAGAAACTTTTTAAAAGTAAGTAGCCTTGCCGGAATAAGTTTAACCCAGGGCAACTGGCCAATAACCGCTTCCCACACTGATCCAACATTAAGTCAAAACCCTATTCGTATAATGAATACTACTGATCAAGACCTGAGCATTATTGGTCAATATGGGCCGTGGGCAACGGCACAGATGCAAAAAAATTTACCTTCTTTCTCCTTCCGGAAAAAAGAATGGAAGGATCTGGGCGAATGGAAAAAAGCCGCCAGAAATCAGGTCATGCAGCGAATGGCCATTCCTGATCTGGGAGGATTACCACCGGTAAAAGCAAATAAAAAATACACCTACGATGGCCTTCAGATCGAAGAACTAAGCTGGCAATTGCCCTATGGACGTCCAACAGAGGCTATTTTACTAAAACCCCAGAATGCACAGGGCCGCTTACCTGCCATTCTTGCCTTCCATGATCATGGGGGGAACAAATACTTTGGAACACAGAAAATAACCCGTATCCCCAGCCAGAATCCCTTGATGGCTGAACATCAGAAATTATATTACAGTGGTTTAGCCTGGGCGAATGAAATTGCCAAACAAGGGTATGTAGTGTTGGTTGCAGACGCATTTGATTTTGCCAGCCGCAGAATTATGCTGCAGGATGTACCAGCTTCCATGCGAAACGGGTTAACAGACCCCGAACCTTCAAATGCCGATGGTATCGAGAAATACAATCAATGGGCCGGAGATCATGAACATATTTTGTCTAAATCCTTGTTGAGTGCCGGCACAACCTGGCCTGGTGTATTCTTCGCCGAAGACCGTAAAGCCCTGGATATTTTATGTGCCCGCACAGATGTAGATGCGTCCAGAGTCGGATGTGGTGGATTATCGGGTGGCGGTTTGCGTACGGTGCTCATGGCCGGATTAGATGAGCGGATTAAATGCGCGGTTTGCGTAGGCTTTATGACGACCTGGAAAGACTTTATCCTGAATAAATCCTATACCCATACCTGGATGAGCTATATTCCTTTGCTGCCCACAGAACTTGATTTCCCGGAAATATTAGGCTTACGAACGCCTCTACCGTCACTTGTGCTCAATGATATGGAAGATGATTTATTTACCCTCCTGGAAATGAAGCAGGCCGACCAGATTCTTACTGAAGTATATAAAAAAGCAAATGCAGCCGACCGGTTTAAAACTTCTTTCTATCCTGGTCCGCATAAATTTGATGCGAAGATGCAGGCCGAAGCCTTCGAATGGTTTGGCAAATGGCTGAAAGGCTAA
- a CDS encoding carbohydrate kinase family protein: protein MHEKIICFGEMLWDILPSGVMPGGAPMNVAVHFNYNGFSPAIISRIGDDLLGKSLVERLQEKGVATRYIQIDEKHPTSVVKANIGNKRDVVYEIAPSVAWDYIEYDEQVTQLISKCDLFIYGSLASRNKITYDTLLKYLLIARVKVFDVNMRPPHYSPKLIQLLMNHADIVKMNERELIEIMSWFGKIAPHKEAMTFIKQRFELDKILVSRGEKGAILLCEEGYIEHSGYQVEIEDTIGSGDAFLAAFLSKILQKAPIREAMEFACATGALVATKSGALPQFTQNEIKNFIHEQRLLKSKSGEKKS from the coding sequence ATGCATGAAAAGATTATCTGTTTTGGAGAAATGCTTTGGGATATTCTACCAAGCGGAGTTATGCCTGGGGGCGCACCCATGAATGTAGCCGTGCATTTTAACTATAATGGATTTTCACCTGCCATTATTAGCCGCATCGGAGATGACTTATTAGGAAAATCATTAGTAGAGCGATTGCAGGAGAAAGGGGTAGCCACCCGTTATATTCAAATTGATGAAAAGCACCCGACAAGTGTGGTAAAAGCCAATATAGGCAATAAAAGAGATGTTGTTTATGAAATTGCCCCTTCTGTAGCATGGGATTATATAGAGTATGATGAGCAGGTAACCCAATTGATATCCAAATGTGACTTATTTATCTATGGCAGTTTAGCGTCCCGTAATAAAATAACGTATGATACCCTCCTAAAATATCTGCTTATTGCCAGGGTAAAAGTATTTGATGTAAATATGCGCCCGCCTCATTATTCTCCCAAACTCATACAATTATTAATGAACCACGCTGACATTGTAAAAATGAATGAGCGGGAGTTAATTGAAATTATGAGCTGGTTTGGAAAGATTGCTCCCCACAAAGAAGCGATGACCTTTATTAAACAGCGATTTGAACTTGACAAAATTCTTGTTTCAAGAGGGGAGAAGGGGGCAATCTTATTATGTGAAGAAGGTTATATAGAACATTCAGGCTACCAGGTGGAAATCGAAGATACCATTGGAAGCGGAGATGCATTTCTGGCGGCTTTTCTCAGTAAAATACTTCAGAAGGCTCCTATCCGGGAAGCTATGGAGTTTGCTTGTGCGACAGGAGCACTGGTCGCTACCAAAAGCGGAGCCCTGCCGCAATTCACTCAAAATGAGATCAAAAACTTTATTCACGAACAGCGGCTTTTGAAAAGTAAGTCCGGAGAAAAAAAAAGCTAG